The following coding sequences lie in one Stigmatella aurantiaca genomic window:
- a CDS encoding choice-of-anchor A family protein: MAVLLTLGWAACGGEREQEHVSPSQQSLTQAGSCKVQPPFTSSFEPELEWEWKRNDSRILPGHDQVMMTPVVIELNGDGIPDVVFNAFAGEVIDSGVVRAISGADGSDLWTVSDERYRVHGPSHIAAGDIDHDGKPEVCTIPKGGKGVICFEHDGSYKFRTPGDQPDNRRGGPSLADLDRDGNVEILSANHVFTHTGALKWVGAGGVGGFPYQGGFSFAADIDGDGVQEVINNRSIYRANGSSLCRNDDIEDGLVGVGNFDAGPFGEIVVVGKAVTLLNDKCKKMWTKSIPGGGFGGPPNIADFDGDGKPEIGVAGETRYSVFKANGALLWSKPTHDTSSGRTGSSSFDFEGDGRFEVVYADEDRLRIYDGRTGTVRFEVPHASGTVFENPVIVDVDGDNNAEIVVASNNYKGHPGVAGIRVYRDRKDGWVNARPIWNQHAYSVTNVNDDGTIPAQPVTNWLVPGLNTFRSNSQGTGSAHPFAASDLVASEVGVSCGANASVTLSARVSNQGEAAASAGLKVAFFQGNPASGGTLLGVATLPRILAVGDSAIASLRWAPAPGGTAEIFAVADYGTGSGRELECREDNNTASAKVNLACPACIEVRLSDYNLFLQGDYTQGTDVEGKVAAGGNIAMTHFAVGFKLSENQIAQTLVAGGDLTLSNGGIWGDAWYGGSYNADSGVLHPRGTLAQGSPIDFAARGGKLRALSSALGSLTANGTVQQPWGVITLSGSDPQVNVFQMSAGSFTGATQLSIQAPAGSLAVINILGSSATFTGFSTELRGGIDKRRVLYNFVDATAITAEGFGFQGTVLAPFADIQFSNGSFDGGIYARSLTGNAEGHFYPLYDRDICR; encoded by the coding sequence GTGGCAGTGCTGCTGACGCTGGGCTGGGCAGCCTGTGGTGGGGAGAGGGAGCAGGAGCACGTGAGCCCCTCTCAGCAATCGCTCACGCAGGCAGGAAGCTGCAAAGTTCAGCCTCCCTTCACCTCGAGCTTCGAACCCGAGCTGGAATGGGAATGGAAACGCAACGACTCGCGCATCCTTCCCGGCCACGATCAGGTGATGATGACACCCGTGGTGATCGAACTCAATGGCGATGGAATTCCCGATGTGGTGTTCAATGCCTTCGCTGGCGAAGTCATCGATTCGGGAGTTGTCCGGGCGATCAGCGGCGCGGATGGAAGTGATTTATGGACGGTCTCGGACGAGAGATACAGGGTTCACGGCCCGTCCCACATCGCGGCGGGAGACATTGACCATGATGGCAAGCCAGAGGTTTGCACGATCCCCAAGGGTGGAAAGGGCGTCATCTGCTTTGAGCACGATGGCAGCTACAAGTTCCGGACCCCGGGGGATCAACCCGATAATCGCCGGGGAGGCCCGTCGTTGGCAGACCTGGATAGAGACGGAAATGTCGAGATCCTCAGCGCGAACCACGTCTTTACCCACACAGGAGCCTTGAAGTGGGTGGGTGCCGGAGGGGTCGGAGGTTTTCCCTATCAGGGGGGCTTCTCGTTCGCGGCGGACATTGATGGCGATGGAGTCCAAGAGGTCATCAACAACCGGTCCATCTACCGTGCCAATGGCTCATCGCTGTGCAGGAACGATGACATCGAGGATGGCTTGGTAGGGGTGGGTAATTTTGACGCGGGCCCCTTCGGAGAGATCGTCGTGGTGGGCAAAGCGGTCACGCTTCTGAATGACAAGTGCAAGAAGATGTGGACCAAATCCATTCCAGGAGGAGGGTTCGGTGGGCCGCCCAACATCGCGGACTTTGACGGCGATGGAAAGCCCGAGATTGGCGTGGCGGGTGAGACGCGATACTCCGTTTTCAAGGCGAATGGCGCGTTGCTGTGGTCGAAGCCCACGCACGACACGAGTTCTGGCCGGACGGGCTCTTCCTCCTTTGACTTCGAGGGTGACGGTAGGTTCGAGGTTGTCTATGCAGACGAGGATCGCCTGCGTATCTATGACGGCAGAACGGGAACCGTGCGCTTCGAAGTCCCGCACGCCTCGGGCACTGTCTTCGAGAATCCGGTCATCGTGGACGTGGATGGCGACAACAATGCGGAGATTGTCGTTGCCTCCAATAACTACAAGGGTCACCCGGGAGTGGCAGGCATTCGCGTGTACCGGGACCGGAAGGATGGGTGGGTGAATGCCCGGCCCATTTGGAACCAGCACGCTTACTCGGTCACCAACGTCAACGATGATGGCACCATTCCCGCCCAGCCGGTGACGAACTGGCTCGTACCGGGCCTCAATACGTTCCGGTCCAACAGTCAGGGCACCGGCTCGGCGCATCCCTTTGCTGCCTCGGATCTCGTCGCCTCGGAAGTGGGAGTTTCTTGTGGTGCGAATGCATCCGTCACTCTCAGCGCACGTGTGAGCAACCAAGGCGAGGCCGCCGCCTCTGCCGGGCTCAAGGTCGCCTTCTTCCAGGGCAATCCCGCTTCGGGCGGGACGCTGCTGGGGGTGGCTACGCTGCCGCGCATCCTGGCTGTAGGTGACAGCGCCATCGCCTCACTCCGGTGGGCTCCGGCACCGGGAGGAACTGCGGAGATCTTCGCCGTGGCGGACTATGGCACGGGCTCTGGCCGTGAGCTGGAGTGCCGCGAGGACAACAACACAGCCTCGGCGAAGGTGAACCTGGCGTGTCCGGCCTGCATCGAGGTGCGCCTGAGCGACTACAACCTCTTCCTGCAGGGGGACTACACGCAGGGCACGGATGTGGAGGGGAAGGTGGCCGCCGGGGGCAACATCGCCATGACCCACTTCGCCGTGGGATTCAAGCTGTCAGAGAACCAGATTGCCCAGACACTGGTGGCGGGTGGCGATCTGACGCTCTCCAATGGGGGTATCTGGGGAGATGCCTGGTACGGGGGAAGCTACAACGCGGATTCAGGTGTGCTTCACCCTCGGGGTACCTTGGCCCAAGGGTCACCCATCGATTTCGCCGCCAGGGGCGGCAAGCTGCGGGCGCTGTCCTCGGCCCTGGGGAGCCTGACGGCCAACGGAACGGTGCAGCAACCCTGGGGCGTTATCACGCTGAGCGGCTCGGATCCCCAGGTGAACGTCTTCCAGATGAGTGCCGGGTCGTTCACGGGGGCCACGCAGCTGTCGATTCAGGCCCCGGCGGGTTCACTGGCCGTGATCAACATCCTGGGCAGTTCGGCCACGTTCACAGGCTTCAGCACGGAACTTCGCGGCGGCATCGACAAGCGCAGGGTGCTCTACAACTTCGTGGATGCCACGGCCATCACCGCCGAGGGTTTCGGCTTCCAGGGCACGGTGCTCGCGCCCTTCGCGGACATCCAATTCAGCAACGGGAGCTTCGATGGAGGCATCTACGCCCGCTCGCTGACGGGGAACGCCGAGGGTCACTTCTACCCGCTGTACGATCGCGACATCTGCCGCTAG
- a CDS encoding GAF domain-containing protein — translation MAEVTLDLRGTPKAAAYAELQQHVEAVLEGIDDEITAMATMSCLLHHAFGHLWTGFYRVVQPGKLLRVGPYQGTLGCLEITFGKGVCGVAAATRETVVVPDVHAFPGHITCDGRSQSEIVVPVFGKNRELIAVLDIDSEHKATFDAVDQQALETMMGWFSRPRG, via the coding sequence ATGGCCGAAGTCACCTTGGACCTGCGTGGTACGCCGAAAGCCGCGGCGTACGCGGAGCTGCAGCAGCACGTCGAGGCGGTGCTGGAAGGCATCGACGACGAGATCACCGCGATGGCGACCATGAGTTGCCTGTTGCACCACGCCTTCGGGCACCTGTGGACGGGCTTCTACCGGGTGGTGCAGCCCGGGAAGCTGCTCCGGGTGGGCCCCTACCAGGGCACGCTGGGGTGCCTGGAGATCACCTTCGGCAAGGGCGTGTGCGGGGTGGCCGCGGCCACGCGCGAGACGGTGGTGGTGCCCGACGTGCATGCCTTCCCGGGCCACATCACGTGCGACGGCCGCTCGCAGTCGGAGATCGTCGTGCCGGTGTTCGGCAAGAACCGTGAGCTCATCGCGGTGCTGGACATCGACTCGGAGCACAAGGCCACCTTCGACGCGGTGGACCAGCAGGCGCTCGAGACGATGATGGGGTGGTTCTCGCGCCCGCGCGGCTAG
- a CDS encoding D-alanine--D-alanine ligase family protein, translating to MPLPPLKIAILHYQLEGDPVDPVVTQVGESLRELGHQPSFIAVSDRVADLLQEIQAAQCDLVFNLCETFAEDYRLEVNVAALMEMARVKFTGSSTAGLLLAQDKILTKQLLEYHEIPTPDFATFDGISVETNGDLDFPLIVKPARSDASIGIGGKSLVHNWEQLTNRVRVIRKELQDEALAEEFIQGREVYVGVIGPKELPEILPIVELDFGNWDKNKPTISDREVKFAPETEGSPRLVIARDISTVLRQRVERAALLAYRGLKLQDYARIDLRISEAGDPYILEVNPNPYLEDKSELAMAAREKGLSYTQLIGRILDSAAQRYGLEKRQAAGLPDSETAPVIG from the coding sequence ATGCCGCTACCGCCCTTGAAGATCGCCATCCTCCACTACCAGCTGGAGGGAGACCCGGTGGACCCCGTCGTCACGCAGGTGGGCGAGTCCCTGAGGGAGCTGGGCCACCAGCCCAGCTTCATCGCGGTGAGCGATCGCGTGGCCGACCTCCTCCAGGAAATCCAGGCCGCACAGTGTGATCTCGTCTTCAACCTCTGCGAGACGTTCGCGGAGGACTACCGCCTGGAGGTGAATGTCGCGGCGCTGATGGAGATGGCGCGCGTGAAGTTCACGGGCTCGAGCACGGCGGGCCTGCTGCTGGCCCAGGACAAGATCCTCACCAAGCAGCTGCTCGAGTACCACGAGATTCCCACCCCGGACTTCGCCACCTTCGACGGCATCTCCGTGGAGACCAACGGGGACCTGGACTTCCCGCTCATTGTGAAGCCGGCCCGGAGCGATGCGTCCATCGGCATCGGCGGCAAGTCGCTGGTGCACAACTGGGAGCAGCTCACCAACCGGGTGCGGGTGATTCGCAAGGAGCTTCAGGACGAGGCGCTCGCCGAGGAGTTCATCCAGGGGCGCGAGGTGTACGTCGGCGTCATCGGTCCCAAGGAGCTGCCGGAGATCCTCCCCATCGTGGAGCTGGACTTCGGCAACTGGGACAAGAACAAGCCGACCATCTCCGACCGCGAGGTGAAGTTCGCCCCCGAGACGGAGGGCTCGCCCAGGCTCGTCATCGCCCGGGACATCTCGACGGTGCTGCGCCAGCGCGTGGAGCGGGCCGCGCTGCTCGCGTACCGGGGCCTCAAGCTCCAGGACTACGCGCGCATCGACCTGCGCATCTCCGAGGCCGGAGACCCCTACATCCTCGAGGTGAACCCCAACCCGTACCTGGAGGACAAGAGCGAGCTGGCGATGGCGGCCCGGGAGAAGGGGCTGTCCTACACCCAGCTCATCGGCCGCATCCTGGACTCGGCGGCCCAACGCTATGGGCTGGAGAAGCGGCAGGCCGCCGGACTCCCGGATTCCGAGACAGCCCCGGTTATTGGGTGA
- a CDS encoding NUDIX domain-containing protein, with the protein MTIETLGSREVYRNRWMTVREDTIRRPDGSTGIYGVVCKVDFALVIPYEHGTFHLVEQYRYPVQAQSLEFPQGAWETQADASPESVAAGELQEETGLMAGRMTYLGRLFEAPGYSNQGMHVFLAEDLTRGPQKLEQEEAGLVCTQVTVREFEAQVRAGRIQDASTLAAYALLRVHRTL; encoded by the coding sequence ATGACGATTGAAACGCTCGGTTCGAGAGAGGTCTACCGCAACCGGTGGATGACCGTGCGGGAGGACACCATCCGCAGGCCGGATGGCTCGACGGGCATCTACGGCGTGGTCTGCAAGGTGGACTTCGCGCTCGTCATTCCCTACGAGCACGGCACGTTCCACCTGGTGGAGCAGTACCGCTATCCCGTGCAGGCCCAGTCCCTGGAATTTCCTCAGGGCGCGTGGGAGACCCAGGCGGACGCCTCTCCGGAGTCGGTCGCCGCCGGAGAGCTCCAGGAAGAGACGGGGCTGATGGCCGGACGCATGACGTACCTGGGCCGCCTGTTCGAAGCCCCGGGCTATTCCAACCAGGGCATGCACGTCTTCCTGGCCGAGGACCTCACACGGGGCCCCCAGAAGCTGGAGCAGGAGGAGGCGGGCCTTGTCTGCACACAGGTGACCGTGCGCGAGTTCGAGGCCCAGGTCCGGGCGGGGCGCATCCAGGACGCGAGCACGCTGGCGGCCTACGCCCTGCTGCGCGTGCACCGCACGCTCTAG
- a CDS encoding putative zinc-binding metallopeptidase produces the protein MLSTSQITFREKTLADPHEAEGSPRRTERETLLQARIKDLKLHLQGTPLERHIQQLYTELEAKGISFRPECYLSDQWGCPSGVPVIGLPFYLADPRLHTLEAELGGDAETESDILMYLRHEAGHAFNYAYRLYDTEEWRKVFGDYSKPYQDDYKPRPFSRKYVVHISGWYAQKHPDEDFAETFAVWLTPGMDWGKRYLGWAALKKLQYVDEVIRRIGRTPPAVQLADRDLDVEQMEETVSDHYRQRQLEERVELKLREHLDHDLLGLFEPADSPSAASAETLVRAERQALIQSVTRYSGVNRAVIVALVDHLLERTAALRLTVQLDKTREYLTKLTSLVTALAMNYLYTDHFFEVD, from the coding sequence ATGCTCTCGACCTCTCAGATTACCTTCCGCGAAAAGACCCTCGCCGATCCGCACGAGGCGGAGGGCTCTCCGCGCCGCACGGAGCGCGAGACGCTTCTTCAGGCGCGCATCAAGGATCTGAAGCTGCACCTCCAGGGCACCCCCCTGGAGCGGCACATCCAGCAGCTCTACACGGAGCTCGAGGCCAAGGGCATCTCCTTCCGGCCCGAGTGCTACCTGTCGGATCAGTGGGGGTGCCCCTCGGGGGTGCCGGTCATCGGCCTGCCCTTCTACCTGGCGGACCCTCGCCTGCACACCTTGGAGGCAGAGCTGGGGGGAGACGCGGAGACGGAGAGCGACATCCTCATGTACCTGCGTCACGAGGCTGGCCACGCCTTCAACTACGCCTACCGCCTCTACGACACCGAGGAGTGGCGCAAGGTGTTCGGGGACTACTCCAAGCCCTACCAGGACGACTACAAGCCGCGTCCCTTCAGCCGCAAGTACGTGGTGCACATCTCCGGCTGGTACGCGCAGAAGCACCCGGACGAGGACTTCGCGGAGACGTTCGCCGTGTGGCTGACCCCAGGCATGGACTGGGGCAAGCGTTACCTGGGCTGGGCCGCGCTCAAGAAGCTCCAGTACGTGGATGAGGTCATCCGGCGCATCGGCCGGACGCCACCGGCCGTCCAGCTGGCCGACCGGGACCTGGACGTGGAGCAGATGGAGGAGACGGTCTCCGACCACTACCGCCAGCGCCAGCTCGAAGAGCGCGTGGAGCTGAAGCTGCGCGAGCACCTCGACCACGATCTCCTGGGCCTCTTCGAGCCCGCGGACAGCCCCTCCGCCGCCAGCGCGGAGACGCTGGTGCGGGCTGAGCGCCAGGCCCTCATCCAGTCCGTCACGCGCTACAGCGGCGTGAACCGCGCCGTCATCGTGGCGCTCGTGGACCACCTGCTGGAGCGCACCGCCGCGCTGCGCCTCACCGTGCAGTTGGACAAGACGCGCGAGTACCTCACCAAGCTCACCTCGCTCGTGACGGCGCTGGCGATGAACTACCTCTACACGGATCACTTCTTCGAGGTGGATTGA
- a CDS encoding serine/threonine protein kinase: MASPCVHCGSTAGPDHLCSGANLALLGQVLDGRYKIDSVLGHGGMGMVFRATQTSVQRPVAVKTLNSALAVAPTFFERFRREAEVASRLRHPNVITIFDFGRAPDGTCYFVMELLGGESLKEIVKRDGPMPLRRAVNLLEQAARGLAHAHAENCVHRDLKPHNIMVQQLDGKDFVKVLDFGLVKAMEQDEEEQLTSTGQVLGTPQYMPPEQAGGELVDARSDLYALTGVLFYCLTGTSPYGANTVRKALTAALTQTVPAVNSKRQGAPVPPSIDDFMQKGLAREKEDRFQSAEEFIEEMLDAIEGLSNEELDAAPSGGATGRENGSGSKPSVSKHRKPGSPVGSSSARASRPSSGASGRSPNVIVAKGASGSPSSNRSRSSGGAAPRAAPAPEGMPLAKKAALVGVPALLLLAGLGVVAVKMRGEDKAPARVQQAERVPAQQPLPSEPPALAAAEAPPAAPSPTVLVKCNTTPDGAAIFNERDEQIGTTPGMLALPRGQKHRLTFRLAGHQDAERPLDLSIAAGDMLAVDVPLTPLRAAPTPGKPKPARPASPPASDISIFE, encoded by the coding sequence ATGGCCTCTCCGTGCGTTCACTGCGGCAGCACTGCTGGTCCTGACCACCTCTGTTCGGGGGCCAACCTAGCGCTGCTGGGGCAGGTGCTCGATGGCCGGTACAAGATCGACAGCGTGCTTGGCCATGGCGGCATGGGCATGGTGTTCCGGGCCACGCAGACCTCCGTGCAGCGGCCCGTGGCCGTCAAGACGCTGAACTCGGCGCTGGCCGTCGCCCCCACCTTCTTCGAGCGCTTCCGCCGCGAGGCCGAGGTGGCCAGCCGCCTGCGCCACCCCAACGTCATCACCATCTTCGACTTTGGCCGCGCGCCCGACGGCACCTGCTACTTCGTGATGGAGCTGCTGGGCGGCGAGAGCCTCAAGGAGATCGTCAAGCGCGACGGGCCCATGCCCCTGCGGCGCGCGGTGAACCTCCTGGAGCAGGCCGCGCGGGGGCTCGCCCACGCCCACGCGGAGAACTGCGTCCACCGGGACCTCAAGCCCCACAACATCATGGTGCAGCAGCTCGACGGGAAGGACTTCGTCAAGGTGCTGGACTTCGGCCTCGTCAAGGCGATGGAGCAGGACGAGGAGGAGCAGCTCACCTCCACCGGCCAGGTGCTCGGCACCCCGCAGTACATGCCCCCGGAGCAGGCCGGCGGCGAGCTGGTGGATGCCCGCTCGGACCTGTACGCCCTCACGGGCGTGCTCTTCTATTGCCTCACGGGCACCTCCCCCTACGGCGCCAACACGGTGCGCAAGGCGCTCACCGCCGCGCTCACGCAGACCGTCCCGGCGGTGAACAGCAAGCGCCAGGGGGCGCCCGTGCCGCCCTCCATCGATGACTTCATGCAGAAGGGGCTGGCGCGAGAGAAGGAGGACCGCTTCCAGTCCGCCGAGGAGTTCATCGAGGAGATGCTGGACGCGATCGAAGGCCTCTCCAACGAGGAGCTGGATGCGGCCCCCTCGGGCGGCGCCACCGGGCGCGAGAACGGCAGTGGCAGCAAGCCCAGCGTCTCCAAGCACCGCAAGCCGGGCAGCCCGGTGGGAAGCTCCAGCGCCCGCGCGTCCCGGCCCTCCTCGGGAGCCTCCGGCCGGTCTCCCAACGTCATCGTCGCCAAGGGCGCCTCGGGCTCCCCTTCCTCGAACCGGAGCAGGTCCTCGGGGGGAGCCGCTCCACGGGCCGCCCCCGCCCCGGAAGGCATGCCCCTGGCGAAGAAGGCCGCGCTGGTGGGCGTCCCCGCGCTCCTGCTCCTGGCGGGGCTCGGGGTGGTGGCCGTGAAGATGCGGGGTGAGGACAAGGCCCCCGCCCGGGTGCAGCAGGCCGAACGCGTCCCAGCGCAGCAGCCCCTGCCCTCGGAGCCCCCGGCCCTGGCCGCCGCGGAGGCGCCCCCCGCAGCCCCCTCGCCCACGGTGCTGGTGAAGTGCAACACCACGCCCGACGGTGCAGCCATCTTCAATGAGCGGGACGAGCAGATCGGCACCACGCCCGGGATGCTGGCCCTGCCGCGAGGCCAGAAGCACCGGCTCACCTTCCGGCTGGCGGGCCACCAGGACGCGGAACGCCCGCTGGACCTCAGCATCGCCGCGGGCGACATGCTCGCGGTGGATGTGCCGCTCACCCCGCTGCGCGCGGCCCCCACGCCGGGCAAGCCCAAGCCCGCCCGCCCGGCCAGTCCGCCCGCCTCCGACATCTCCATCTTCGAATAG
- a CDS encoding FBP domain-containing protein, giving the protein MFRLETDRTLIESFRPRDRRVIEMPADITFPLFVRDYLAWTETSGGRVYLVFAAPGSRKPIGIIFRRDVSSGGPPTTQMCDWCHYSGSSNEVGLLTADVNSKRRVGVNLCMDLRCQAKLEDAADRTGRHPLEALTRLRERMSRFAHEALGIQVQPAA; this is encoded by the coding sequence GTGTTCCGACTTGAAACAGACCGGACGCTCATCGAGTCCTTCCGGCCCCGTGACCGCCGGGTCATCGAGATGCCCGCGGACATCACCTTCCCGCTCTTCGTGCGCGATTACCTGGCCTGGACGGAGACGTCCGGGGGGCGCGTGTACCTCGTCTTCGCCGCGCCCGGCAGCCGCAAGCCCATTGGCATCATCTTCCGCCGGGACGTGTCCAGCGGAGGCCCGCCCACCACGCAGATGTGCGACTGGTGCCACTACTCCGGCTCCTCGAACGAGGTGGGCCTGCTCACCGCCGACGTGAACAGCAAGCGCCGCGTGGGGGTGAACCTCTGCATGGACCTGCGCTGCCAGGCGAAGCTGGAGGACGCCGCGGATCGCACCGGGCGCCATCCGCTCGAAGCCCTCACACGGCTCCGGGAGCGCATGTCCCGCTTCGCCCACGAGGCGCTCGGCATCCAGGTGCAGCCAGCCGCGTGA